A single window of Acidobacteriota bacterium DNA harbors:
- a CDS encoding PD40 domain-containing protein — protein MPQLPHRSLTLFSQTYLQLKKTIGLGCTLVALIGAWLFFIEPPACQAAFPGTNGRIVFTSLRDDFLGDIYSMNADGSEIVRLTSSAGNDDSADWSPDGSQIVFTSRRDGNSEIYVMDADGSNQTRLTNHPADDFLPCWSPDGTKIAFTTDRDGAFSSIYVMNSDGSNPMKVGTFTGGPEGTQAWSPDGTRFAFTRYLGGTSAIHAEIFVMNVDGTNAVRLTTNSVVDDQPNWSPDGTQIVFGTGRDGNGEIYVINTDGSNPTRLTSHPASDQTPVWSPDGTQIAFTSERDDGSGRGDIFVMNADGSNQVNRTLNPVADRRPTWQPIRVTQTTLMVADTLNNRIQRFDGSTWSVIGTGLSGSGNGQFRTPEAVAFSFDEQFIYVADTGNNRIQWSTDAGITWGDFATSGTGPHQVKAPQGLALDREGNLYVADTGNGRVARFDGGIPGPATIIAANGLASGQVRSPRGLAISPTFQLFITDELASRILRINNANLATTSTSGIAIATLGTALNRVKNPQGIALDQNGTLYVADTGNSRIVRWINSNPNNGSSLALVGSLLGQVNRPEGVTVTQFLTGPYAGGPFLIVGDTLNNRIQGRFIPTSSWTLVGTPNNSGTGVGSFRNPGKIR, from the coding sequence ATGCCGCAGCTCCCTCACCGCTCCCTCACGCTGTTCTCTCAAACATACCTCCAGCTCAAAAAGACGATTGGATTGGGGTGCACCCTGGTCGCCCTCATTGGGGCGTGGCTCTTTTTCATCGAGCCACCAGCCTGCCAGGCTGCCTTTCCTGGCACCAATGGAAGAATTGTATTTACCAGCTTGCGGGATGACTTTCTGGGCGATATCTACAGCATGAATGCTGATGGGTCGGAGATTGTCCGATTGACCAGTAGTGCAGGCAACGATGACAGTGCCGATTGGTCGCCGGACGGTTCGCAAATTGTCTTTACCAGCCGTCGGGATGGAAATTCAGAAATCTATGTCATGGATGCGGACGGCTCAAACCAGACCCGGCTGACCAACCATCCGGCAGATGATTTTTTGCCCTGCTGGTCGCCGGATGGAACCAAAATCGCCTTCACCACGGACCGCGATGGCGCCTTTTCAAGCATTTACGTCATGAATAGCGACGGTTCAAACCCGATGAAGGTCGGGACATTCACCGGCGGACCAGAAGGAACGCAAGCCTGGTCACCGGACGGGACCCGGTTTGCCTTTACCCGCTATCTCGGAGGCACGTCGGCCATCCATGCTGAAATTTTTGTTATGAATGTTGACGGCACCAATGCTGTTCGGCTGACCACAAACTCCGTGGTGGATGACCAGCCAAACTGGTCACCAGATGGCACTCAGATTGTTTTCGGCACCGGGCGTGATGGCAATGGCGAGATTTATGTCATAAACACAGATGGCTCAAATCCGACCCGGCTGACCAGTCATCCGGCCTCTGATCAAACGCCGGTTTGGTCGCCAGATGGCACCCAGATTGCCTTTACCAGTGAACGGGACGACGGGAGCGGTCGTGGTGATATTTTTGTTATGAATGCCGATGGTTCAAACCAGGTGAATCGGACCCTCAATCCAGTGGCGGATCGCCGTCCGACCTGGCAACCGATTCGGGTAACTCAAACAACGTTGATGGTGGCGGATACGCTCAACAACCGCATCCAGCGATTTGATGGCAGCACCTGGTCGGTGATTGGAACCGGGCTTTCGGGCTCTGGAAACGGACAATTCCGAACTCCCGAAGCCGTCGCTTTCAGTTTTGACGAGCAGTTCATTTATGTCGCTGATACCGGCAACAACCGCATTCAATGGTCCACCGACGCAGGAATAACCTGGGGTGATTTTGCCACATCGGGAACTGGCCCTCATCAAGTCAAAGCCCCACAAGGACTGGCACTGGATCGGGAGGGAAATCTCTATGTTGCCGATACTGGAAATGGACGGGTGGCGCGGTTTGATGGTGGGATTCCGGGACCGGCCACCATCATTGCAGCCAATGGTCTGGCCAGCGGTCAGGTTCGCAGTCCACGGGGATTAGCGATTTCCCCAACCTTCCAGTTGTTTATCACCGACGAACTGGCCAGCCGTATCCTGCGCATCAACAACGCCAATCTCGCGACGACTTCAACGTCCGGTATCGCGATTGCCACCCTGGGCACAGCCTTGAATCGGGTTAAAAACCCACAGGGAATTGCCCTGGATCAAAATGGAACGCTCTATGTTGCCGACACGGGCAATTCGCGAATTGTGCGATGGATCAACAGCAACCCAAACAATGGCTCGTCGCTGGCACTGGTTGGATCACTGTTGGGTCAGGTCAACCGGCCCGAAGGCGTCACGGTTACCCAGTTTCTGACCGGCCCCTATGCGGGCGGACCATTTTTGATCGTCGGTGACACCCTCAACAACCGGATTCAAGGACGATTCATCCCGACCAGCTCCTGGACGCTGGTCGGCACACCCAACAACAGCGGCACCGGCGTGGGAAGCTTCCGCAATCCAGGCAAAATTCGGTAG
- a CDS encoding carboxypeptidase regulatory-like domain-containing protein, whose protein sequence is MKNSGRLLCCCCFNISTLFVLGWLTTCSFMAQTGTSTVLGQVLDSTGKTIAGAKITVTNLQTSTVRTLVTSTTGQYLVTSLQPGTYRMRAEAQGFKTYEIAAVRAPVDQSTTVLFQMEVGETRIIVPVQVNQSEVRLNTQDATVGNTFVTRQITQLPLNLRDVAGLLSLQPAVTLDGSAAGSRNDQANYTLDGVDINDQVNGISFTPTLRLPADVVAEFRVTVTNPNAHQGRSSGAQVSLVTKSGSNEFHGSLYHFHRNSVTSANDFFSNRAGNKIPVSIRNVFGGAIGGPIRPNRLFFFFNYEGYREASTNGGTQVVPLPSLGRGELKFLDATGSLITLTAREVSRIYHQAGINPQAIALLADAARRYPANDLEFAGDGLNTGGIRFNVPSPIHQNTHTLRLDWTADQQGKHLIFGRYIYQTDFTQQAPALPDKTAARSWNHPSGIAAGHTWAISGTQVNNFRFGLTREALSLPSDSNQNHIEFVGVFRPFHYTRVVHRVTRVYNLTDDFTWTKDRHTVQFGGNVRLISVRNQRELFSYDLAATSPGAYEGGGAVLLRPLVEAGYTISGSSISSLQAAVAALIGRLNTYRVNFIYGRDGRPLPQGTPVVRNLATQEYDLYVQDNWRLTPNLTITYGLRYGLSRPVYERNGFQAATTVPLGDFFERRAASAALGIPSAELITVDLAGPANGKPGSYEFDKNNFQPRVALAWTPKFKKGGWLERLFGKEGDSVLRGGLAVVNDYYGIQIASQFDVNNALGFTSSFAIPPNTFNITNRLAPGFTGLGQTVRGFPGVPQTTRITFPRMQAADLVQRIEASIDHTVRTPYAYSVNFAYGRKLPAGLFVEAAYLGRIGRNVLATRDVMALNNLVDPHSGMDWYTAAGKLADYRDGRVPVRKATPIPWFENVLPRNFAARFADFFGDPKLRGLSATQAVYYAFARQSEGGINYITGGDWTYLQLAMDQVLDNPIFYNRQYGSLATWSSIGTSDYHGLVLTVRQRFRDQLIWDFNYTYSKWLDLSTGQQRNSVYNDQPFILNPFRPRDNRAFSEFDLRHVINANGIWNLPAGRGRRWLNSAPGWVDALLGGWQITGLFRWQTGYPMDSPRDASGWATNWTIRSMGIPVRPVASSPTRGGANPPNLFSDPVYASQSFRNARAGETGFRNYLRLPGYVTLDMGFNKFFSLPWSETHKLQFRCEVFNLTNTQRLSSVIGWELSEDNLTTQPSTRFGNLTSITGAPRLMQFGLRYTF, encoded by the coding sequence ATGAAAAACTCAGGCCGTCTATTGTGTTGCTGTTGTTTCAATATCAGCACCTTGTTTGTTTTGGGCTGGCTCACCACATGTTCGTTCATGGCCCAAACCGGGACCTCAACCGTTTTGGGACAGGTTTTGGACTCAACTGGAAAGACCATTGCCGGAGCCAAAATAACTGTTACCAATCTCCAAACCAGTACTGTTCGCACCCTGGTTACGAGCACCACCGGTCAGTACCTGGTCACGAGCCTTCAACCCGGCACTTATCGAATGAGAGCCGAGGCTCAAGGGTTTAAAACTTATGAAATCGCAGCCGTACGGGCGCCGGTTGACCAATCAACCACGGTTTTGTTCCAAATGGAGGTAGGTGAAACCAGGATCATCGTCCCGGTCCAGGTTAACCAGTCGGAGGTTCGACTCAACACCCAGGACGCCACGGTGGGAAACACCTTCGTCACCCGGCAAATCACTCAGCTTCCGCTCAATCTGCGAGATGTGGCGGGGTTGCTCAGTTTGCAGCCGGCAGTTACCCTCGATGGCTCCGCCGCTGGCAGCCGAAACGATCAGGCAAACTACACGCTGGACGGGGTTGACATCAACGACCAGGTCAACGGGATTTCGTTCACGCCAACTTTACGCCTCCCAGCGGATGTCGTCGCTGAATTCCGGGTAACAGTCACCAATCCGAATGCCCATCAGGGACGTTCGTCCGGCGCCCAGGTATCGCTTGTCACGAAAAGCGGAAGCAATGAATTTCACGGCTCGCTCTATCATTTCCATCGCAACTCGGTCACCTCGGCCAACGATTTCTTTTCAAATCGAGCCGGGAACAAAATTCCAGTTTCAATCCGCAATGTGTTTGGAGGGGCAATCGGCGGTCCGATACGTCCCAATCGGCTGTTCTTTTTCTTTAACTATGAAGGCTATCGGGAAGCCTCAACCAATGGAGGCACCCAGGTGGTTCCACTGCCGAGCCTTGGGCGCGGAGAATTAAAGTTTCTTGACGCAACCGGCTCGCTCATTACGCTCACCGCACGCGAAGTCAGCCGGATTTATCACCAGGCGGGAATTAACCCCCAGGCCATCGCGTTGCTGGCGGATGCCGCCCGCCGGTATCCGGCCAATGATCTGGAATTTGCCGGCGATGGGCTCAACACGGGAGGAATCCGGTTTAACGTCCCATCCCCAATCCACCAAAATACGCACACACTTCGACTTGACTGGACCGCCGACCAGCAGGGCAAACACCTGATCTTTGGACGCTATATCTACCAGACTGATTTTACGCAACAGGCACCAGCACTGCCTGACAAGACAGCCGCCAGATCCTGGAACCATCCTTCTGGAATCGCAGCGGGCCATACCTGGGCTATCTCCGGCACCCAGGTCAACAATTTTCGCTTTGGGTTGACTCGCGAGGCGCTCTCTTTACCCAGTGATTCCAATCAAAACCACATCGAATTTGTCGGTGTGTTTCGACCTTTTCACTACACGCGGGTCGTCCATCGGGTAACCAGGGTTTATAACCTGACCGATGATTTCACCTGGACCAAAGACCGGCATACGGTTCAGTTTGGTGGAAACGTCAGGCTCATTTCGGTTCGCAACCAGCGGGAGTTGTTTTCCTATGACCTGGCGGCAACGAGCCCAGGGGCATATGAGGGAGGTGGGGCGGTCTTGCTGCGCCCGCTGGTCGAAGCCGGGTATACCATCAGTGGAAGTTCCATCTCTTCGCTCCAGGCAGCGGTGGCCGCCCTGATTGGTCGTCTCAACACCTATCGGGTGAATTTTATTTATGGTCGGGATGGTCGGCCATTGCCCCAGGGAACTCCGGTGGTAAGAAATCTGGCAACGCAGGAATATGACCTCTACGTTCAAGATAACTGGAGGTTAACTCCAAATTTGACAATAACGTATGGACTGCGGTATGGATTAAGCCGCCCCGTCTATGAGCGCAACGGATTTCAGGCCGCCACCACCGTTCCACTGGGTGATTTTTTTGAGCGGCGCGCAGCAAGTGCCGCCCTTGGAATTCCATCAGCGGAACTCATTACGGTTGATTTAGCCGGCCCGGCCAATGGCAAACCTGGAAGTTATGAATTCGACAAAAATAATTTCCAACCCCGAGTTGCCCTGGCCTGGACACCGAAATTCAAAAAAGGTGGGTGGCTTGAAAGGCTCTTTGGAAAGGAAGGAGACAGTGTGTTGCGGGGTGGCCTCGCCGTGGTGAATGATTATTACGGCATTCAAATCGCCTCGCAATTTGATGTCAACAATGCCCTTGGCTTCACGTCCTCGTTTGCCATTCCACCCAACACGTTCAATATTACCAATCGTTTAGCGCCGGGATTCACGGGATTGGGCCAGACTGTGCGTGGCTTTCCCGGCGTGCCTCAAACCACCCGGATCACATTTCCAAGAATGCAAGCCGCCGACCTGGTTCAGCGGATTGAAGCCTCGATTGACCACACGGTGCGTACGCCATATGCCTACAGCGTCAATTTTGCGTATGGCCGGAAACTTCCTGCCGGGTTGTTTGTCGAAGCCGCGTATCTTGGCCGGATCGGGCGCAATGTGCTCGCGACACGGGACGTGATGGCCCTCAACAACCTGGTGGATCCACACTCTGGAATGGACTGGTACACGGCGGCGGGGAAACTGGCGGATTACCGTGACGGGCGGGTTCCAGTGCGAAAGGCAACCCCAATTCCGTGGTTCGAAAACGTGCTGCCGCGCAACTTCGCAGCCCGGTTTGCTGATTTCTTCGGGGATCCAAAACTTCGCGGTCTTTCAGCCACTCAGGCCGTGTACTACGCCTTTGCGCGCCAGTCGGAAGGGGGTATCAACTACATCACTGGCGGAGACTGGACCTACCTCCAACTGGCCATGGATCAGGTTCTGGACAATCCCATTTTTTACAACCGTCAATATGGCTCGCTGGCGACCTGGAGCAGTATTGGAACGTCAGATTATCACGGCCTGGTGCTCACGGTCCGCCAACGATTTCGCGATCAACTGATTTGGGATTTTAACTACACCTATTCCAAATGGCTGGACCTCAGTACCGGTCAACAGCGCAACAGCGTGTACAATGATCAGCCGTTTATCTTGAATCCGTTCCGGCCACGTGACAACCGTGCCTTTTCGGAATTTGATCTTCGTCACGTCATCAACGCCAATGGAATCTGGAATCTTCCGGCTGGCCGAGGCCGCCGCTGGCTCAATTCAGCGCCGGGCTGGGTAGATGCCCTGCTTGGCGGATGGCAAATCACAGGTCTGTTTCGGTGGCAAACCGGGTATCCGATGGACTCGCCACGCGACGCAAGCGGATGGGCAACCAACTGGACCATCCGCAGTATGGGAATTCCGGTTCGCCCGGTGGCGTCTTCCCCGACACGGGGCGGCGCGAATCCACCCAATCTGTTTTCAGATCCGGTGTATGCCTCACAAAGTTTCCGCAATGCCCGGGCCGGCGAAACCGGCTTCCGTAACTATTTGCGACTACCGGGGTATGTGACGCTTGATATGGGGTTTAATAAGTTCTTTTCCCTGCCCTGGAGCGAAACCCATAAACTCCAATTTCGGTGCGAAGTGTTTAACCTCACCAACACTCAACGGTTATCAAGTGTGATTGGGTGGGAACTCAGCGAAGATAACCTGACAACCCAGCCATCCACCAGGTTTGGGAATTTAACTTCTATCACGGGAGCGCCGCGCCTGATGCAGTTTGGGTTGCGCTATACCTTTTAA